One window from the genome of Bacillus rossius redtenbacheri isolate Brsri chromosome 12, Brsri_v3, whole genome shotgun sequence encodes:
- the LOC134537480 gene encoding lachesin-like: protein MERLLLRLLVPLLVAGPGAGGDRLPVISHVTQQQVADLGGSAELSCVVPHSQGYPVLWVRRAGALPLSTGCSRIVPDTRFKVACWRSRDVYTLTIEEVQETDAGYYECLVLLDSATPLAAETELVVRVPPFILDSSTRFAAAEEGGSVRLRCLAKGFPPPRLAWRRKDSSPLQGGRALHWGGELQLSNVSRADAGTYECVADNGVRRAARLAAAVQVSGVPRAWTPRPRQGQALRRRAHLLCLADAFPPPSVSWSRGGRPLADSARYSVSQTAGYGDVTASTLSVLHLERSQLGLYTCTATNRVGSHSVNLTLFETVNPTCPPSCDLR from the exons GCGCGGGGGGCGACCGGCTACCCGTCATCTCGCACGTGACGCAGCAGCAGGTGGCGGACCTGGGCGGCTCGGCGGAGCTCAGCTGCGTCGTGCCCCACTCCCAGGGCTACCCCGTGCTGTGGGTGCGGCGCGCCGGCGCGCTGCCGCTGTCCACGGGCTGCAGCCGCATCGTGCCCGACACCCGCTTCAAGGTCGCCTGCTGGCGCTCGCGCGACGTCTACACGCTCACG ATAGAGGAGGTGCAGGAGACGGACGCGGGCTACTACGAGTGCCTGGTGCTGCTGGACTCGGCCACGCCCTTGGCCGCGGAGACGGAGCTGGTGGTGCGAGTGCCGCCCTTCATCCTGGACTCGTCGACGCGCTTCGCGGCGGCCGAGGAGGGCGGCTCCGTGCGGCTGCGCTGCCTCGCCAAGGGCTTCCCTCCGCCGCGGCTGGCCTGGCGTCGCAAGGACAGCTCTCCCCTGCAGGGCGGCAGGGCGCTGCACTG GGGCGGCGAGCTGCAGCTGAGCAACGTGAGCCGCGCGGACGCCGGCACCTACGAGTGCGTGGCGGACAACGGCGTGCGGCGCGCGGCGCGTCTGGCGGCGGCGGTGCAGGTGAGCGGCGTCCCTCGCGCCTGGACGCCCCGCCCCCGCCAGGGGCAGGCGCTCCGCCGCCGCGCGCACCTGCTGTGCCTGGCCGACGCCTTCCCGCCGCCCTCCGTGTCCTGGAGCCGCGGCGGCCGCCCCCTCGCCGACAGCGCGCGCTACAG CGTGTCCCAGACTGCGGGCTACGGCGACGTGACGGCCAGCACACTGAGTGTGCTGCACCTAGAGCGCAGCCAGCTGGGACTGTACACGTGCACGGCTACCAACCGCGTGGGCTCGCACTCCGTCAACCTCACGCTCTTCG AGACCGTGAACCCCacctgtccgccatcttgcgacCTGCGGTGA